The DNA window CCTCGAGCTGGACGGCGTGCTCCTGACGATGTGGGACCCGCGCAGCAACCTCTCCAAGGAGGTCGCGCAGGAGGTCCGCAAGCACTTCCGGGTCTACCAGACGACCATCCCGCGCAACATTCGCCTCGCCGAGGCGCCGTCGCACGGCAAGCCGGTCTACCTCTACGACTCGAGCTCGCGGGGCAGCCACACGTACCTGAACCTCGCTCGAGAGCTGCTCGAGGAAGCGGACGAGGCGGCCTGAGGTGGCGAAGCGGCGACTCGGACGTGGGCTCGACGGCATGCTCCCCACCGCGCCCCCCAAGGCGGCGGGGGGCGAGGCCGCGGCGCCGGCGAAGAAGGCGCAGGGCTTCGAGGCGAACATCGAGGACGTGCACCCCAACCGGGAGCAGCCCCGCACGCGCTTCGACGACGCCAAGCTGGACGAGCTGGCGGCCTCCATTCGCCACCTCGGTGTGCTCGAGCCCATCCTCGTGCGCGAGCGCGCGGGTCAGCCGGGCTACGAGATCATCGCGGGCGAGCGGCGCTGGCGCGCGGCGCAGCGGGCCGGCCTCAAGCGGGTGCCGGTCTTCGTGCGCGAGCTGGGGACCGACGAGGCGTTCGAGGCGGCGCTGGTCGAGAACCTCCAGCGCGAGGACCTCAACCCCATCGAGACCGCGAAGGCGTTCCAGCGCCTGGTCGACGAGCACGGCCACACGCAGGAGTCGGTCGCGCAGCGGGTCGGCAAGGACCGCTCGACCATCGCCAACGCGCTGCGGCTCTTGAAGCTGCCGCCGCAGGTGCTCGATCTGCTCGAGGACGCCCAGCTCAGCGAAGGCCACGGCCGCGCGCTCCTCGGCGCGCCGGACGTCGCGGCGATGAAGCGCCTCGCGGCGGCCGCGGTGAAGAAGGGCTGGAGCGTGCGCGAGACCGAGCGCCGCGTCCGGGCCGAGGCGCGCGGAGAGAAGCCGGCCGAGGAGAAGGCCGCCTCGAGCAAGAGCGCCAACGTCAAAGACCTCGAGCAGCGCCTGAGCCGCAGCCTCGGCGCCCCGGTGGCCGTCGAGGACAAGAAGGGCAAGGGCAAGCTCGTCGTCAACTACTCGAGCTACGACGAGCTCGACCGGATCCTGGCCCAGATCCTGGACTGATCAGCGCAGCACGAAAGGCCAGCTGATCACCACGGGGCCATCGCACAGCCGCGCGGGCGACGGCACGCGGGACAGCCGCCCTCCCCCGCTCCGAGCTCCCCTCGACGCCGGCCGCTCGGTCGCCGGATACCCGGGGAGCGTGAACGCCATCTCGAGGCAGCTCTCGGCCGCGGCGTCGAGCTCTCCCGGCGCCTCCGAGACCGCCACCTCGGTGGCCTTGCCCGACGGGTCGACGGCCACCCGCATCACGTAGCGGCCGGCAGGCAGCCCGAAGCGCGCCTCGCAGGCCGCCACCGCGGGGTGCGCGGTCCGGAGCGCCCGCCCGTACGGCTCCCGCGAGATCGAGCAGGCCCGCGCCGGCGCCGCCAGCGAGAGGCCGAGCCCCAGGATCACCATCGACGTCAGCCGCCAGCGCACCCAGGGCCGACACTCTCACCGGGCGCGGGTTCCCTCGTGGTCAGCCCCC is part of the Sandaracinaceae bacterium genome and encodes:
- a CDS encoding ParB/RepB/Spo0J family partition protein, with translation MAKRRLGRGLDGMLPTAPPKAAGGEAAAPAKKAQGFEANIEDVHPNREQPRTRFDDAKLDELAASIRHLGVLEPILVRERAGQPGYEIIAGERRWRAAQRAGLKRVPVFVRELGTDEAFEAALVENLQREDLNPIETAKAFQRLVDEHGHTQESVAQRVGKDRSTIANALRLLKLPPQVLDLLEDAQLSEGHGRALLGAPDVAAMKRLAAAAVKKGWSVRETERRVRAEARGEKPAEEKAASSKSANVKDLEQRLSRSLGAPVAVEDKKGKGKLVVNYSSYDELDRILAQILD